The following nucleotide sequence is from Gemmatimonadaceae bacterium.
CTGCCAAACGGCAGTCGATTCACCGCCACCTTCCCATTGCTTACGACCACCAGCGCATCCTGCAGTGCGCGCGCATCCTCGAGCGGATTGCCCTCGACGACGATCAGATCGGCGTCGAGACCGGGGGCCAGGCGGCCGGTGCGGGTGGAGACGCCGAGCAGTTCCGCGGCCACGGTCGTCGCCGACTGCAGCGCTTCCAGTCGCGTGAAGCCGAGTTCCGTGAAGCGCAGGACCTCGTGGCTGACTCGGCTCAGCGATTCGGGGCGATAGTCGGTGTCCACACCCGTGGCGATCGGCACGCCGAGCGCCTTCGCCGCCTTGATGACCTGATTGGCCCGCGGGATCATGAACTGTGCGCGCAGGGTGAGCACCGGATCGTCGTAATCGCCGCCCGGGAGGCCGAGGTCGTACAGCGTGCTCAGCGTCGGCACGAGGTATGCGCCCTTCGCCTTCATCAGGCGGAGGGTGCTGTCCGACAGGAACGTGCCGTGCTCCACCGACTTGGCCCCAGCGGCCACTGCGGCGTAGGCGCCTTCGTCGCCGTGGGCGTGCACCATCACCGGCACGCCGCCGGCGCGGGCTTCGTCGACGATGGCACGGATTTCCGCCTCAGTGTAGACCTGCTTGCGCGGGTCGGTGTTGGGGAGGCCGGCACGCTCGGTGCCGCGCGTCTTGATGACGTCCACGTGATGCTCGAGGTTCACGCGCACGACGCCGCGCAACGCCTCGGGAGTGCGCACGCCGCTGGCGTAATAAGCGCCAAGCTTCGGGTCGGCGAGCACGGTCTCGCCAAGGTCGGGGGTCACGAACACCCCCGCGGCGACGACGTCGGGACCGGCCAGCACGCCGTTCTTCACCAGTTCGCGGAGCGCGACGTCCTCGTAATGCGGCACGCTCGCGCTGCGCACCGTCGTGACCCCGCTCTCCAGCGCGCGGCGCGCATTGGCCAGCGTGGCGATGTGCGTGTGCGCGTCAATCAGCCCCGGGGTCACGTACCGCCCGGCGGCGTCGATCACCGTCGCGCCGGCCGGCACCGCACCGTTGGGTGTGATGGAGACGATGAGCCGCCCCTGCACGACGACCGTGGCATTCGCCGTGATGGCCCCGTTCGTGACATCCACGACGTTGGCGTGGGTGATGGCGAGTTGGGCGCGCGCGGGGAGCGCGGTGAGCGCCGCGAGGGCGGCGACGAAGAGAGTGCGTGGGAGGCGGACCATGACGGTAGACGGTTGACGGTGGACGGTGGAGGCCAGCGGGGAATCTCTACCGTCTACCGTCCACCGTCTACTGTCACTCTCACCCAATCCGCACCCCATTGGCGACCGGATGGTCCACGGCGAGCAGGACGACTTCGGTGGGCTGCGGCATCGCGCCGAGCACGAGCACTTCACTCGTGAAGCCAGCGATGTTGCGCGTGCCGATGTTCGTGACGGCCACCACCTGGCGGCCGATCAGCGCCTCCGGCGTGTAGTGCATCGTGAGCTGGGCGCTCGACCGCTTGATGCCAAGCTCGGGGCCGAAGTCGATCTCCAGCCGGATGGACGGTTTCACGGCGCGCGCGAACGGCTCGGCGCTCAGGACGGTTCCAACGCGGATGTCGATGTCAAAGAAGTCGGCGGGGGTTGGCATTCGCCCAAGCTACCGAGGCCCAAAGCCCGTTGCTAGCTTGCTCGTATGGGCCAATACGAGCATCACGTCTTCGTCTGCACCTCTGGAAAGACCTGCCCGACGCAGGATTCCAAGGACGTCTTTCAGGCTATCCGCACCGCCGTCGTGGATGCCGGCATCAAGGGGCGGGTGCGCGTGAACCACTCCGGCTGCCTCGGCCAGTGCGGGCACGGCCCGATGGTGGTGGTCTACCCTGAGGATGTCTGGTACTGCGCGGTGAAACCGGGCGATGCGTCGCGCATCGTCAGCGAGCACCTGCAGGGCGGCCGACCCGTGGAAGACTTGCGCTACATCGCGCCGCCGGGCGACAACAAGCTGCCGTAGCCGCCTACCGTCTGCCTCCCGTCCAGATCGCAACGATTCCGCAGGCTCCCTTCTGCGCCGCGCCTGTCAGGGGAATCATCTCAGCCGGTGCGTTGGCAGCGCTTTGGTAGATTTCCACGGCAGCGATCACGCTCGCATCGATCAGGTCATCAAGCGCCACGATGGCACGTTCGCTGGTCGGGTCTTCGCGGCATCCTCGGCCGCATCCCGCGCCTCCCCTGGGCATCTCCGGTCGTTGCAGGATCCCGTCGATGAAGACGCTCATTTTGCAGCCGCCCCGACCCAGCAGGTATGTCTGCGAGGACGAGGTGCCCGTCCGCACCGGGTTCACGAATCGTCGGCCGAAGAAGAGGTCAGTCGTGCGCACGCCTCGCCGGGAATCAAGTTCCTCCGGTGTTATGAACTCGGCGCTGAAGGCGCCACGCTGTACTCGGATGATGCGGTCGTAGAACCCCGTCTTCTCCAGCGGCGACGGCCATCCTTGCCCAGTGATCTCGACGGGGGAGAGAGTCTGCACCAATGGATGCATTGAGACGGCTACCTGACCAGACGCTAGACCGACACGTCCGAAGAACGGCTTGTACCCCATGCGCCGCACAGAGAGCGTGATCGAATCCCGGATCGCACCCAGGGACACGCGCCCGCTGTCATCTGTCACGCGGGGCTGGCCTCCCCCCACTGCCACCACCGCGTGGGCAATAGGGGTGCCGTTCGAGTCGCGAACGTGGACCGTAACGGTGGTACCTTGCGCAGAAAGTACGAGGCTGCCTGCTGAGAGTAGCGCCGAAATCCAAGGGAGCAACTTCTGCAGAGGCATGGGATGATAGCCCTCATGATTGCGCACTCACCCTGATACATCGTAGAGCGAGACGTTGATAATGCTGCTGAGTTTCGATCCGTGGGCGCATTTCCGGCGTGCACACGTGAGAAGAGAAAATGCATCGAGAGATCGAGGCGCCCGTGCCGCTTCGCAGGGGGACGTCAGCAGTTCCGACGAGCGAACGTGCGGTGCAGTCGTTAGATGGAGATATGCCATTTGCCGTCGTCGAGCAAGTTCCTCATGGAGTTCGGCCGACCACCACGATGCTATCGGACTGCACGGCGTCGAGCCTTCTCCTTCACGAGCATCTGGTCTAGTTCTTCGAGACTTGGCGGTTGCGAGTATAGGTACTCATTCACCAAGACGGTCGGGGTCTTTGATGCCCAATCTTCGTCCGAGCGCGATACCTTCTTCAACGCCGGGAATGGGATTCGTTGCTCTATTGCACGTCGCAAACGCCACGGTATCGACCACCCCGGCTTTGCGTGCTGCTTCAGTCCACGCGAATAACCCGAGAGAATCCTGTTGTGCGAATAGGTACCGAAGCATCGGAGAGAAGCGTCCTTGTAGGCGGGCACATTCCAGCGCACGAGCCGCGGGACGAGCGAAGCGATGTTGCGAGAGGGGGAAATGAAGCGTGAGAATGGACGCGTCGTCACCGACTCGCTCTTTCCATTCTGCCAGTGTTTGAGCGAGGTGCTTGCAGTAAGGGCACTCGACGTCGACGAACGATGCGACAATGACAAGCGCATTCGTATCGGGCGCTTCGCGAGCGACGCGCATGACTTCTTGCCATTCGGGAACACGACGTGGCTCGACATAGGTTGCCTGAGCGCGTTCGACTTGTCGCGCAGGTGCAAAGAACTCGCGGCGCACGACTGTCGCGATGACGAGTACGGCACAAGCGAGAACCGCCAGATTGGCCAGAAGCTCCCCCCGAGACGAACCGCGTGAAAGGTACCTGGTCATTGGCAACCCGATTGATTGTCAACTTGCGGAAGGTCCCACGGTCCGCTCGCGGGACGCTGGCGGCTACTTCATTGGCTCGTAGCAGACTATACGGGGCCAGCTACCGCACGGCGTTCCGTGCGGATCGTCAGTACACCCACCCGCGTATGTCCACCAGCCGCACACTTGCTGGCAGCTAGCGTCGAAGATGGTAAGGTCAAGCGGGCAGCCCATCTGGGACCAGCAGAAGCCACACTGGTCCGGCGCAGCCTCAGCGGGTTGTTCGGAGAACGCAGTTGAGGTGAAATAGAGCGCTGCGATTACGCCGAGACTAAGCAGTCTGCGGAATTGCGCGCGAAGCGTCGTCATACGAAAACCTCCCGTGCAGAAAGTCCTCGATACCGAGCGGTAGCGGACGCACCGTGCTCGATCTTCTGTTGCAGGCGTCAGAGCGGCGTCAAATAGGCATCAACGAGGCATCAGACGAGGCGACCGCCCGTTCCTCGACGAGGAGACCGAGGAAATGGGCTGCACCGGTCGTGTTGCGTCGCGCGGTGCGACACGGGGGTGCGTGGAGAGCACGGACGTCGGCTGCGTTGCCGCGGGTGCGCGTCAGTCGAACAGCGCGGCGTGCGGCACGACCGGCACACGGTTCGAGGCGTGGAGCCCGGCGGTAGTTGAAGCGCCTCAGCACCCGTGCTGTAGCCGCCATGCGCCGCGCTGAAGGCACTGCGCGTCACAAAGCAGGTCTACGGTGCGTTACGGTCCGGCAGCAGCGTAAACCGCGCGTACTGCGTCATGTCGAGATACCGCCGGGCGGCGTCGCGCAGCTGCTCGCCCGTCAGCCGCTGCACCAACGACGGGTACTGCA
It contains:
- a CDS encoding amidohydrolase family protein, which translates into the protein MVRLPRTLFVAALAALTALPARAQLAITHANVVDVTNGAITANATVVVQGRLIVSITPNGAVPAGATVIDAAGRYVTPGLIDAHTHIATLANARRALESGVTTVRSASVPHYEDVALRELVKNGVLAGPDVVAAGVFVTPDLGETVLADPKLGAYYASGVRTPEALRGVVRVNLEHHVDVIKTRGTERAGLPNTDPRKQVYTEAEIRAIVDEARAGGVPVMVHAHGDEGAYAAVAAGAKSVEHGTFLSDSTLRLMKAKGAYLVPTLSTLYDLGLPGGDYDDPVLTLRAQFMIPRANQVIKAAKALGVPIATGVDTDYRPESLSRVSHEVLRFTELGFTRLEALQSATTVAAELLGVSTRTGRLAPGLDADLIVVEGNPLEDARALQDALVVVSNGKVAVNRLPFGRR
- a CDS encoding tRNA-binding protein, whose product is MPTPADFFDIDIRVGTVLSAEPFARAVKPSIRLEIDFGPELGIKRSSAQLTMHYTPEALIGRQVVAVTNIGTRNIAGFTSEVLVLGAMPQPTEVVLLAVDHPVANGVRIG
- a CDS encoding (2Fe-2S) ferredoxin domain-containing protein; translation: MGQYEHHVFVCTSGKTCPTQDSKDVFQAIRTAVVDAGIKGRVRVNHSGCLGQCGHGPMVVVYPEDVWYCAVKPGDASRIVSEHLQGGRPVEDLRYIAPPGDNKLP
- a CDS encoding DsbA family protein, producing the protein MTRYLSRGSSRGELLANLAVLACAVLVIATVVRREFFAPARQVERAQATYVEPRRVPEWQEVMRVAREAPDTNALVIVASFVDVECPYCKHLAQTLAEWKERVGDDASILTLHFPLSQHRFARPAARALECARLQGRFSPMLRYLFAQQDSLGLFAWTEAARKAGVVDTVAFATCNRATNPIPGVEEGIALGRRLGIKDPDRLGE